AGAGAAAGAaatcccaaataaataaagaagaacaCTAGGTTTATTCATAGGGGAAAGAATAGTGTAAATATGCCAATTCCCCTTAAACTACAGATTTACTACTTGCAGTGAACTGAATTGTgacccacccccatccctacccctaattcatatgctgaagccctaacccACCCTTGTGATTGTATTTGAAAACAGGGTCTTTAAGGAGATTattaaagttaaatgaggtcataacaATGGGGCAATAATCCAATTAGGCTGCTGTTCTTAAAGGAAGAGGAAGTGATACTAGATATCACTCTTCCTCTGTTTATTTACAGAGAAGAGTCCCTGTgttcagttccagttcagttcagtcactcagtcgtgtccgactcttgcgaccccatggacctccctatccatcaccaacttctggagtttacacaaactcatgtccattgagtcggtgatgccatccaacctgtGAGAACAGCAAAAAGTCAAGAGGAGAGCTCTTAACAGAAACTGAGTCTGCCAGCACCTCTTACTGGAATtactagcctccagaactgtgagaaaataaatttatgttgttaaGACACTCAGtcagtggtattttgttacagcagcctatGCATGTTAATACACTGCCTCATATGTAGCTGCCAAGATGGCAAGCAGACTTGGGCTGCTGTTTCCTAAACTCAATCCTGGAGAAACTATAAAAACCAGAATGAAAAGAACAATACCAGCAACAAAACAACATAAATGAGAACCCCCTGGGAGAGACTAAGTCTGTGTTGAACTAGAACCTGAGTGTGGGCTGGCGGGGGCATGCCCTGAAGTTGAGACAGGTCTGTAGCCTGCAAGAGAGGCAGACAACAGGATTGGTTGGAGGAAAGATTTTAAGGTTCAGCCTGTGGTTTATTTCACTGTGACTTGGGACCATGGATTTCTACTGCTTCACTGAAGGAACCTGAGGCATCTCCTCAGAGCCCACCTGACTGGATGGCAACCAAAGTTTGGTATTGTTTTTAACAGTGTGAGTCCAGAGGCTGCGCAGTAACCACCTGAAACCTCTTTAGAGGATGAGgactgatattttttttaaagttactattATGATCAAATATAAAGAATGGAAAGAATGAATCACACTTAACAAGGATAGGTAttctttcatgaaaaaaatgCATACACACACCCACTTGTTAGCgatgtaaatatatttcttagTATGAATGAAAGTCAAAAAATAAAGTGGCCACACTGGACTGTGCAATGTTAGTAATACAAAAGATCTGAGTCTCACAAAATTCTGTAACTTAGCCTTTTCTCCTTAGAAAGTAGAACTTTTAAAGTAGAAGTTTCCCCAAAGTCTACGTATGGCTGGCGAACAAATGGCTATGGGCCAATGTGCTTTTTCTCTTACAGCCTGCCGTTCGTCCTGGGAACCTGCCTTGCACTGCAACTTTCCTGTCTGGTAGctagcctgaaagtgaaagtgaaagtgaagtcgctcagtccgactctttgcgcccccatggactgtagcctaccaggctcctctgtccgtgggattctccaggcaagaatactggagtgggttgccatttttttctccaggagatcttcccaacccagggatcaaacccgggtcgcccgcattgcgggcagacgccttaccatctgaaccaccagggtatCTAGTTTAggacttgttattttctgtaaaGTTTGCAGTAGGGAAACAGCTCAGAGTTTTCAGAGAGTATTACCCAGGAAGCCTTTGAAGAAGCAGCTAAGAGGACACCCTACTCCCTGTCTCCACCTTGAGGAATGACGCAACAATCTCCCCCCACATATAGAGGGACCCGCACACAGCCTCGTCCCTGCTTTcactcctgggaagcccagggcagagctgtCAGCAGGAGGTATGGGCTGACTTCCACCTCCAGGGTCTTAGGTCTCTGGAGGGGAGAGGCGAGGCTTAGAATTGTGGAAATACGCTTCCCTAGAACAGAGGTGACATCACAGAACTCCGCTCTGATCTGCCGCGCGCTAAGAGGCCCATGGCATAGCCGTTAGGCCCAACAGCCCCTCAATTCTACGTTGAGGTCTCAGGAAACGAAGCCTTTGATCTGAGGCTAATGGTCTCAGATCAAAAGCGGAAAACATCCCAGCCTTTATTTGGAGTTAAGGAGAGCAGCCTGAGCAAGGGTACGCTAAACCGGGCACACACACTCACTGTCCCTGCGGTCTCCCCTGGGAGGCCCCGGGTCAGGCTGTCAAACTACGGGAGGGACGGGTCTCGGtctggtggaggggaggggcggggcgggggtgctgtgtgtgtgtgtgttggggggcggGACGAGGAGACATGAGTGACAACTGAAGACCCTAATAGTCCAAGACGAAGGGGGTCCCATCAAACCCTGCTCCTGTTGCCAGTTCTGGCAGGCCCCAGCAGGGGTCGCCAACTAAGACTTTCCTACATTTCCTCCTCAGGGACGGGAGGGTCTCAGGGACGGAAGGGCATTTTTGAAAGCAGTTTAGCTTCAGAGCAGCAGAGGGGAGGATGGCCGGGCCCTGCAACAGTTGACAGGATGATTCTAAATGTGAACTGAGAAGATTTTAGACCGTACCTCACAGAGCCTAGACCTGCCAGCCTGCCACACTGACTTATCTTTAGGAGTCTCAGGGGGCAAGCTGATCAGGGAGCCTTGTGGGTTCTAGAGCAGTAACCTCACACAAACCTGCAAAGGTGATCTTGGTTAAAGCCAGGGAGGAATCTCCCTGTTGAAGGCGCTCACagcatctcctccctcctccaggtgCCCTCATTGTCTGTCTTCCTGCCCACACTCCTGCCTGCTGTCCCTGATCTGTGTCATCATGCCTCGGGGGCAAAAGAGTAAGCTCCGTGCCCGTGAGAAACGCCAACAGGCCCGGAGTGAGGCTCAGCATCTCCAAGATGCCCAGGCCTCTGCAGTAGAGGAAGAAGAGTTCCCCTTTTCCCCTACCCCTCTGCTTGGTGGTAATGTCCAGAGCTCCTCTGCTTCTGGGTCAGATAGAAAATCCCAGGGGTCTGGGAGAGCCCCTTCTACTACTTCTGCAGGTGCTTCATGCACCAGATCTGATGATGGTGCTAAGAGCCAAGATGAAAAACCAAGCACCTCCCAGGCATTACCCAGCACTGAGTTTTCCTGTAGAACGCCTCTAGACGAGAAGGCAATTCTGTTGGTGCAATTTCTGCTGCACAAGTATAATCTGAGAGAGTCCATTACCAAAGAAGATATGATTAAGCATGTCATCAAAAAGTACAAGAAGCACTTCACTGTGATCCTCAAGAAAGCTTCTGAGCTGATGGTGCTGGCCTTTGGCATTGAGGTGAAGGAAGTTAACCCCACCACTCATTGCTATGCCCTTGTCAGCAAATTTCAGTGCACCAGTGATGGCAGACTGTGGGGTGAGGAGATCATGCCCAAGACCGGCCTCCTTATGACCATCCTCTGTGTGATCTTCATGAAGGGCAACTGTGCCACCGAGGAGGATGTCTGGGAGGTGCTCAATGTGATGGGGATATATGCTGGAAGGAAGCACTTCATCCATGGGGAACCCAAGAAGCTCATCACCAAAGATCTGGTGCAGGAAAGGTATCTGGAATACCGCCAGGTGCCCAACAGTGATCCTCCACGCTATGAGTTCCTGTGGGGCCCGAGAGCCCATGCTGAAACCAGCAAAATGAAAGTTCTTGAATTCTTGGCCAACATTCATGATACGGTCCCCAGTGCCTTCCCATCCTGGTATGAAGAGGCTTTGAGGGATGAAGAAGAGAGAGCCCGAGCCAGATTTGCAGCCATGCTTCGCACCAGTGCCCTGGCCAGTGTGCATTCTGGGGCCAGTGGCCAAGGCAGCTTCCCTCACCTGTAGTGAAATCTGAAGCATTGTCCTTAAGTAGTGTGGGCACTTAAAGGGATCACACTGCATAGCATATTTGAATAACTTACAGGTTTATGTTTTGTTGttgaaagtttttaaatgttgcttaaaaaatgtttcaaatgttgtttaaaaaaaaaaactttagttcAGAATCTAAATGTATGAATGATATTGCTTACATACTTAATGTTGTTTATGAAATTTAAGAGTAATAGTTTTGCTATTTTGTTaaacaaattaaacaaacaacCTTCCATCTTTTTTAGTGATCTGGAATAAGAAAAGATAGCATTGGAATAGGCATTTCCttagaaatgtaaaagaaattagAGGTAAAATAGttgggatcaaaaaaaaaaaaaaaagaaacaagtaaaagaTGGTGAATTCTTGTTTTCCCTTATTCCTTATATTTTCTTGTTctgtaaaataaaagttatataccTGAACTTGCTTTGTTTATTCAGTAAtgtaagagaaataaaatcatactAAATTGTTCactgttttttccctttaaacatTAATTGAGCAGTTGCTCTTTGGAAGGCTTCATGTTAGTATGTATGGAGGGAGGGGGTTaagaaaaagaaggctgagcctttTCCCATTTGATTAGAGTCTAGCAGCcactatcatataagaaagacCGTGAGGTGGGATGCctctaagacaaaaaaaaaaaaaaaaaacaagtgaaaagaaGGTTTGAGGGGAGGGCCAGATGAGAGCACTCAAGGGTAAATGTCCTGAGACAATACAACCTGGAGCCTTGGAAAAACCTCAAGTTCTTCAATGGGAGGTGATTTTAAGTGGAGGTGGGCCAGAGGGGGTGTGTGAGGGTGGTGAGCAAAGACCAGACCCTTAGGTCATGTGTCTCAGAGTTGAGCAGTTAAGCCTCCAAAGAGGAACTGCTTTCAGCAGTTACTTTGGGATCATGGATTAACTAGAGAGAAATCTCCACCTAGGGAGGGAATGGAAGGTATCCTGTGCTCCTGTTCCAGTGCTGGAGAATACAGTGCACAAACTAGGTGTTTTAGCCACATCATGACCAAGGAGTTTCTGATAAATCAGGGTGATTCTTCCTTGAGGTAGGATGCCAAGAAGTCACTCTGCCCATGTCACACTTCCtgccctggactggaagaaacagagccTGCCTCATTAATAAGGTATTTTGACTGGGTTAATTTGAGTAAAATTTGGCAAGCCCTAAgggagggtttcccaggtagcactactggtaaagaacccacctgccaatgcaggagatgtaagaaattcgggttcaatctctgagtcagaaagatcccctggagtaggaaatggcaacccattccagtattcttgcctggagaatccccatggacagaggagcctggtggtgcgaccatagggtcgcagagtaggACGCGATTTAGTACATAGCAAGGCTTGATTTTGGTAGGGGttagatgaatgaatggagaaggcaatggcaacccactccaatactcttgcctggaaaatcccatggacggaggagcctggtgggctgtagtccatggggtctctatgAGCTGGGCATgacgagtgacttcactttcacttttcacttttcactttcatgcattggagaaggaaatggcaacccactccagtgttcttgcctggagaatcccagggacgggggagcctggtgggctgccgtctatggggtcgcacagagttggacatgactgaagcgacttagcagcagcagcagatgaatgaaaatgGGGTGATCTGGATCTAAGGCaatgggagggagagaaagagttaGTTCTTGACACACATTTTAGGAGCTTTGAGTTCCATCCAGATAGGGAAGAGTCCCCAATAGCCAAATTAAATAATAGAACCTCTATGGGGCATGATCTACTAAGGTATGTTTTCTTATTGAGCAGAATTATTGACTGACGTGATAAGCATCCCATAGTACTGCATATTTTCAGACATCTCCTGgattaaaacaacagcaaaacaaaacgAAAATCTCATCAGGAGGGTTGGTATTATCTGGGCTCAAAAAAAATCATGGCAAAAATTGTCACTCTTTACAGTTCCAATGCACACTAGTCACTATGCCAGGTGTTTATATACATTATAGTCATTCCAACAGTCCTAAAAGACAGAGCTTATCAAATGCACTTCACTGAAGAATCTGAGGCTCACAGAATTTGGTAATGTATTTAGTTCACATTGCTAGTGACAGGGCGAAACCGGAGCTCTGGTCTGAATTCCTCCAGAGCTCACATTGTTCCACTCCTCCCCAGTCTGAGGCTGACCTTGTGTCTATTAActcatttcttttcacatttctccATAATATCTTTCTGGCAGTGAAAAGAATGACCCTATGGCCAAAGTACTAAAAGCAGTCTGAAGAAAGAAGgtgaaaatgagaatgaaacCCAATTTAGGGGTTGTCTGGGGGCTTGTTTCCCTGGAATCCTCCCACCCCTCGCCCCAGAGTTCCTAGAGAGCTGACTGCCTGGGTCCCAGAATGGGTGTCCGGTCCCAGAACTTTCCCAGTGACAGCGCCCTTCCCTGGGTCTTCTCCGGCGAGCCCTGTGCCCTTGTCTCCAGACTGGAACCTGACTTCCAGCCAGCTGTTCTCTGCATCCTCCCCTGAACGCTGGGCCTGAACGCAGAGGAATGGACCAGTCAGATACCCCGCCCTGCCTGACTCAGAGCATCCCGACTTTCTGCAGGTGCCTCACCCGAGACACCAGGACCGCAGCTGCCCTTTCTCCATGAGGGGTCACTTCCGGCAGGGAGGTTCGGACACCTCCTCATCCCCACTGGCTGCCCCCACCACGTTCTCAGTGTTTTCAAATCTGCTGGTGACTAGAGTCTGATTTGGCACAGAAACTATTGGTCtttgggcttcctcggtggctcagcagtaaagaatctgcctgcaatgtgggaaacacGAGGTTCTATCcccgggtccagaagatcccctggaggagggcattgcaacccactccagtattcttgcctggagaatcccatggacagaggagcctggtgggctacggtccactgggtcgcaaagagtcggacagtacTGTAGCAACTGAACAGTCAGGCAGGCTACTGGTCGTTAGCGTAATAACCCTGAGGTTAGAGAGGAGATTTTCGAAACCACCCTGGAATTTTCAGGAGAATTTTAATGGGCTGAATTATTTGAAATTGGCCGCTGACCACACACACCAATAAGTAAGTTTACCTTGGTGGTCAAAACCAAACCTTCCTCCATAAGAAGCAGATGAGAAAAGATGACAATAATCACggtgtaaataaatatttacatagaatttttaaaaactcaggtgTCCTTCTAGGAGGTAGAAAATTCTTCTGTGGCAGAGGTGCCATCTTTGATAAGAAAATATTCTTGCACTGCCTCTTGTCTCTGCTTGGCCCAGAGGAAAACTCTGGTTTTAAGTAATAGTGCAAATGCTCTTATTGCCCCCAAATTCTAAAAGTATGGATAAGTCACAATTCCCCTTCCTTATCACATGCCCCTAAAATTCACCCCTATCCTCAGAAGCAACTACAATAAACATTTTGTGTTACTTCAAAATTGACTGGACTTTTTCTTACATATGTGTTATAAAAATACACTGTAAGTTATTTGATGTACATGGATAATAGTATACATATTGTTCTGCCTCTTGCCCTTGTCACTTACTAAAATGAATGTGGGACCTTTCCCTATACATACAGATCCATCTCACCCTATTAACTCCTCACAACTATTCTTAAGTCTGTATGTGCCATTAGACATTCTCCTCCTGATGGACACAAAAATCGTTTCCCATTTGTTGCTATGATTAAAAAAACTTGCATGAATTCTTGGGCAAATATGTATGTTCTCTTATAGAAAATACATAGCCAAGTGCAAGCTAGACTGAATTGGAAGGAAGATGATGattgtaaatttttattaatattcctGATACTCTGTTCAAATAGAGCTATACTGATTCATATTCTCACATATTAATATATGCAGTGTGCACTCTCAtgggaattttattttatcaacCTTTAAATTTTGGTCAAACTTTTGGGTGAAAATATATTGTCTCACAGTTATTTTAATTTCCCTGTTTTCTAAGTAGGTTGAGCAGAAAATTAACTTAATCTCTCATCCATAGAAACTGGGATTTCTTCAGTGATGCCTTGACTACCAGAATTCCTCTGGGCACGCTTTAGAATTCTGAAATGTCAATACAGTTTTTCTCTTCACTTTGAGAAAGAAGGATTGGATCGGAATGACCAGGTGTCAGGGAATGAGTTCGGACAGAACACTTCCAGCTAGTAAGGAACATTAGAAAGAACCAGAGAAAGAACAGTGATCAGAGTCCATGAGAGGGAATATGAAGTTCAAAGAGGCCAGGATTTCATGACACAAACTGTATTTAACTTGTCTACAGTGcctgtaaatattttagacaaGGGGCCTCTTGTTCCAACTTAAGCTTTCCTCAGAAATCCAGTCCGTGATTTGATGGCAGTTAGAATGTTATATGGTAGCCATTATTATGGGACTACATTCATGCACTTTCTACAGCTTAGACCTGTCCGAAACcctactgaatcactttgtgtgTTCAGAGAGGACTGTCCCTTCTGGCTATTCAAGATTTAAGAGTCTCCCAGCCATGTTTGCCTTCCAGTAGCTGTTCAGCTCACTGctttccaggatttttttt
The genomic region above belongs to Ovis canadensis isolate MfBH-ARS-UI-01 breed Bighorn chromosome X, ARS-UI_OviCan_v2, whole genome shotgun sequence and contains:
- the LOC138930670 gene encoding melanoma-associated antigen B10-like, whose translation is MPRGQKSKLRAREKRQQARSEAQHLQDAQASAVEEEEFPFSPTPLLGGNVQSSSASGSDRKSQGSGRAPSTTSAGASCTRSDDGAKSQDEKPSTSQALPSTEFSCRTPLDEKAILLVQFLLHKYNLRESITKEDMIKHVIKKYKKHFTVILKKASELMVLAFGIEVKEVNPTTHCYALVSKFQCTSDGRLWGEEIMPKTGLLMTILCVIFMKGNCATEEDVWEVLNVMGIYAGRKHFIHGEPKKLITKDLVQERYLEYRQVPNSDPPRYEFLWGPRAHAETSKMKVLEFLANIHDTVPSAFPSWYEEALRDEEERARARFAAMLRTSALASVHSGASGQGSFPHL